One window of the Clostridia bacterium genome contains the following:
- a CDS encoding nitronate monooxygenase has product MSNFPVIIQGGMGAGVSSWRLARAVSAFGQLGVVSGVALDQILARRLQDGDPGGHMRHALDHFPFPEMAERVWAAYYIAGGKSERTSYKVLPMHAKENPRLLDELLIVSNFVEVFLARDGHDNPVGINYLEKVQMPHLASIYGAMLAGVGYVLMGAGIPLKIPGVLDAFVNHEPATYPLVVAGAQDGDDTIMSFVPRDFMEHDLPPLQRPKFLAIIASNVLAVTMLKKANGRVDGFIIEGPTAGGHNAPPRGKLQLNEAGEAIYGERDIVDLAKIRELEVPFWLAGGYGSPEKVEQALLAGAAGVQVGTAFAFCAESGLREDYKQALVQKAVAGKARVFTDPVASPTGFPFKSAKLEATLSEQEVYDARHRVCDLGYLREPYRTPEGSIGYRCAAEPVTVYLAKGGKAENTEGRKCLCNSLLANIGQPQIRAGKHLEVGLITTGDDLSEVGRFLPADGSPYTAERVLSMLMKGEADFLAATALTSCADD; this is encoded by the coding sequence ATGAGTAATTTTCCGGTCATCATTCAGGGCGGTATGGGTGCGGGCGTGTCGAGCTGGCGCCTTGCCCGGGCAGTGTCAGCGTTTGGGCAGCTTGGAGTTGTTTCTGGAGTTGCTCTAGATCAGATTCTAGCGAGACGGCTCCAGGATGGTGATCCCGGCGGCCACATGCGCCATGCGCTTGACCACTTTCCTTTTCCTGAAATGGCGGAGCGCGTCTGGGCGGCGTACTACATTGCCGGCGGCAAGTCCGAACGAACCTCTTACAAAGTATTGCCGATGCACGCGAAGGAAAATCCTCGCCTGCTCGATGAGCTTCTGATCGTCTCCAACTTCGTAGAGGTCTTTCTTGCCCGCGATGGTCACGACAATCCGGTGGGCATCAACTACCTGGAAAAGGTACAGATGCCGCACCTGGCATCCATCTACGGCGCGATGCTTGCCGGCGTCGGATACGTGTTGATGGGCGCTGGCATCCCGCTCAAAATTCCCGGCGTGCTCGATGCATTCGTCAACCACGAGCCAGCGACCTACCCGCTCGTCGTCGCCGGGGCGCAGGATGGCGATGACACCATCATGTCATTCGTGCCACGAGATTTCATGGAGCACGATCTTCCGCCGCTCCAGCGTCCAAAGTTTCTCGCCATCATTGCTTCCAACGTGCTTGCCGTAACCATGTTGAAGAAAGCTAACGGCAGGGTGGACGGATTTATTATTGAAGGCCCCACTGCTGGCGGACATAACGCGCCGCCTCGCGGCAAGCTTCAGCTCAACGAAGCTGGCGAAGCCATTTACGGCGAGCGCGACATCGTCGATTTGGCGAAGATCCGCGAGCTGGAGGTACCTTTCTGGCTTGCCGGTGGCTACGGTTCGCCGGAAAAGGTGGAGCAAGCTCTCCTGGCAGGTGCGGCTGGCGTGCAGGTTGGGACCGCATTCGCCTTCTGTGCGGAGTCCGGGTTGAGGGAAGATTACAAGCAGGCGCTGGTGCAAAAGGCCGTCGCCGGAAAGGCGCGTGTCTTCACCGATCCGGTGGCCTCTCCAACGGGCTTCCCGTTCAAGTCGGCAAAGTTGGAAGCTACCCTCTCCGAGCAAGAGGTCTATGACGCGCGGCATCGCGTCTGCGATTTAGGCTACCTGCGCGAACCTTACAGAACTCCAGAGGGGAGCATCGGATACCGCTGCGCTGCCGAACCCGTCACGGTTTACCTCGCCAAGGGAGGCAAAGCCGAGAATACCGAAGGACGAAAGTGTCTCTGCAATTCGCTGCTGGCGAACATCGGGCAGCCGCAGATCAGGGCCGGCAAACACCTGGAGGTTGGCCTGATTACGACGGGAGACGATCTGTCCGAAGTCGGCCGATTCCTGCCCGCGGATGGTTCTCCGTACACTGCCGAGCGTGTTCTCTCGATGCTGATGAAGGGCGAAGCCGATTTCCTGGCTGCAACAGCCCTGACGAGTTGCGCGGACGACTAG
- a CDS encoding sugar ABC transporter substrate-binding protein: MGKIRVLVSLMTKDNGYQREQAASAQAAGLRLGVDVQIIYAGNDSINQSQQLLHAVQSAPDARPDAIVCCPVGTELRQVAYAAAGAGIGWGLLNRNADYITELRRTAKAPVCQVAIDQEEIGRIQARQFAALMPKGGMVLYIQGPATNPVVQARAAGMTAGKPANVQVRTLRGKWTDESGYEAVASWLRVATSHQTPIGLICSQNDDMAIGARKAFEENTSGEEREHFCSLPFTGCDACPDTGQEWIRKGLLTASITLPNTASIALEQLVKSLQSGAYPAERTTVLPSSCPPIERLTETRSRAVLAAR; the protein is encoded by the coding sequence ATGGGAAAAATCAGGGTCCTTGTCTCTTTGATGACGAAGGATAACGGCTACCAGCGGGAACAGGCAGCCTCGGCACAAGCGGCCGGTCTTCGTTTGGGTGTTGACGTGCAAATCATTTATGCCGGCAACGATTCCATCAACCAAAGTCAGCAATTGCTGCACGCCGTCCAGTCAGCGCCGGACGCTCGCCCGGACGCAATCGTCTGTTGTCCGGTCGGCACGGAGTTAAGGCAGGTAGCGTATGCCGCCGCTGGCGCCGGTATCGGATGGGGCCTCCTTAACCGGAACGCCGATTACATCACGGAGCTTCGGAGAACCGCCAAGGCTCCCGTTTGTCAGGTCGCCATCGACCAGGAAGAAATTGGGAGGATTCAGGCTCGCCAGTTTGCGGCGCTGATGCCGAAGGGTGGAATGGTGCTCTATATCCAGGGGCCGGCGACCAATCCAGTCGTTCAGGCTCGCGCGGCGGGAATGACGGCAGGCAAGCCGGCGAATGTGCAGGTAAGGACGTTGCGCGGCAAGTGGACGGACGAGAGCGGATACGAAGCAGTCGCCTCCTGGCTACGCGTGGCGACCTCGCACCAGACACCGATTGGCCTGATCTGTTCCCAGAACGACGACATGGCGATCGGCGCGCGCAAGGCGTTTGAGGAGAACACCAGCGGCGAAGAGCGCGAGCATTTCTGCAGCCTTCCTTTCACTGGCTGCGACGCTTGTCCCGACACCGGACAGGAGTGGATTCGCAAGGGCCTGCTGACCGCCTCGATCACGCTCCCAAATACGGCCAGCATAGCTCTCGAACAGTTGGTGAAATCGCTCCAGTCTGGCGCGTACCCGGCGGAACGTACCACGGTACTGCCCTCGTCCTGTCCTCCGATCGAGAGATTGACGGAAACTCGTTCGCGCGCGGTCCTCGCCGCTCGCTGA
- a CDS encoding amidase gives MNTHPNTVSSLADLTLSCAAELVRSQAVSPVELAQACLDRIQGANADVRAFITITAESALAAARIAESEIRHGQYRGRLHGIPLALKDLLDTAGVRTTAASELFVERVPAEDATVVRKLKQAGAVLLGKTNLHEFAYGCSSVIGNFGVVQNPRKPGYIAGGSSSGSAAALAAKMCFGAIGTDTAGSIRLPAAYCGVVGLKPTYGRVSAHGVVPLSWSYDHVGPMARTVEDAALLLEAIAGYDPLDKASADVPAFEFASVGAITGRLRVGVARQFFFDGIHPEIASAVDRAFRAIAPIAELREVVVPVSNDRTVQSYEAYLYHREWAAQSPERYQPETLRRIQSGARYTVDEYDQALRELRSLRAAVADLFREVDVIVTPTAAVPPPTIAELQSEPGQLRQRELLMLRNTRPFNVLGLPTISISCGETAEGLPIGLQITGAAWQEATVLSFAKAVEAALA, from the coding sequence TTGAATACTCATCCCAACACTGTCAGCTCGTTAGCAGACCTCACGCTTTCGTGTGCCGCCGAACTCGTGCGCAGCCAGGCTGTATCTCCCGTAGAACTCGCGCAAGCGTGCCTGGACCGTATTCAGGGCGCGAATGCTGACGTACGCGCCTTCATAACCATCACCGCCGAGAGTGCGTTAGCGGCGGCGCGGATCGCAGAGAGCGAGATACGCCACGGCCAGTATCGCGGCCGCCTGCATGGAATCCCTCTCGCGCTGAAGGACCTGCTCGACACCGCTGGGGTGCGAACCACTGCTGCCAGCGAACTGTTCGTAGAACGTGTCCCTGCCGAAGACGCGACCGTAGTGCGCAAGCTGAAGCAGGCAGGAGCGGTGCTCCTTGGTAAAACCAACCTGCACGAGTTCGCTTATGGATGCAGTTCGGTAATCGGCAACTTCGGCGTCGTGCAGAATCCGCGCAAACCAGGTTACATCGCCGGGGGCTCGTCTTCCGGGTCCGCCGCAGCGCTCGCCGCGAAGATGTGTTTCGGAGCGATCGGAACCGACACGGCCGGCTCCATACGTCTGCCTGCCGCCTATTGTGGCGTCGTCGGCCTCAAGCCGACATATGGCCGCGTAAGCGCGCACGGCGTAGTTCCTCTCTCATGGTCGTACGATCACGTTGGTCCCATGGCTCGCACGGTCGAAGATGCCGCGCTGCTGCTCGAAGCGATTGCAGGATACGATCCGCTCGACAAGGCCTCGGCAGATGTGCCGGCTTTTGAGTTCGCCAGTGTCGGCGCGATCACCGGCCGCTTGCGCGTCGGCGTGGCACGCCAGTTCTTCTTCGATGGTATTCATCCGGAGATAGCCAGCGCCGTCGATCGCGCCTTTCGTGCTATCGCGCCCATCGCCGAGTTGCGCGAAGTAGTGGTCCCGGTTTCGAACGACCGCACGGTGCAAAGCTACGAGGCTTATCTGTACCACCGCGAGTGGGCCGCACAATCTCCGGAGAGGTACCAACCCGAGACACTGCGTCGAATCCAATCCGGAGCGCGCTACACGGTTGACGAATACGACCAGGCCCTCCGCGAGCTGCGCAGCCTTCGCGCCGCAGTCGCCGATCTCTTTCGCGAAGTGGATGTGATCGTCACACCCACGGCTGCGGTTCCTCCGCCCACAATTGCCGAACTTCAGAGCGAGCCCGGCCAGTTGCGTCAGCGGGAACTCCTGATGCTGCGCAACACGCGTCCCTTCAATGTGCTTGGGCTACCCACTATTTCCATTTCATGTGGAGAAACGGCGGAGGGCCTGCCCATTGGCTTGCAGATCACCGGAGCAGCCTGGCAAGAAGCTACAGTGTTGAGTTTCGCGAAAGCGGTGGAAGCAGCCCTGGCCTGA
- a CDS encoding prepilin peptidase, producing the protein MESLFMASALAIGITGAFADIRTRRIPNALTYTGMIAGIAVHTVMQGWSGLASALLGGLIAGGIFLVFFLLRVMGGGDLKLMTAIGCFAGPQNSLRAVLATAIAGGVIAIGYAIFRGRLRKMFSNMGDLIRFHAVAGAAVHPTLNLSNPEAMRFPYGTAIAAGALYSFLATIA; encoded by the coding sequence ATGGAAAGTTTGTTCATGGCCTCGGCATTGGCAATTGGTATTACCGGGGCATTCGCAGATATACGTACGCGCCGCATTCCTAACGCGCTTACGTACACCGGCATGATTGCCGGTATTGCCGTGCATACGGTGATGCAAGGCTGGTCGGGGTTGGCTTCCGCGCTACTGGGAGGGCTAATCGCCGGAGGAATTTTCCTGGTCTTTTTCCTGCTCCGGGTTATGGGCGGCGGCGACCTCAAGTTGATGACTGCCATCGGCTGTTTCGCCGGACCGCAGAATTCGCTTCGGGCCGTACTTGCTACGGCCATTGCCGGTGGAGTGATTGCCATCGGTTACGCCATCTTTCGCGGGCGCTTGCGAAAGATGTTTTCGAACATGGGTGACCTGATTCGGTTCCACGCTGTCGCCGGAGCCGCAGTCCACCCGACGTTGAACCTCTCCAACCCGGAAGCGATGCGTTTTCCTTACGGCACCGCGATCGCGGCTGGAGCTTTGTATTCGTTCCTGGCGACCATCGCCTGA
- a CDS encoding PAS domain S-box protein — translation MEPHSPKRAINKDKTAETANKARQHEALARLSHHALQNSNLASVLDDAVSLVAETLQVPFCDVLEKIPGEPEFLLRAGFGWRDGYVGSAKVSAGRESQAGYTFQTGFEAIVDEAHEGSTFTPSQLLLEHGVVSGITVLVPGRERPYSVLGAHTATSRTFTQEDINFLQAVANVLANAVQHARNEEVIRQRESYFRGLLEFAPDGIAIVDAEGKIRLVNRELERQFGYSREELVGQGIEVLVPAQYRSLHSAQRNDFAKERRARPMGIGMELVGRRKDGSEFPVEISLSPMQTPEGMVVTAAVRDVTERKQAEAQIKKLNSQLEEALRRSDRLATTGRMAASIAHEINNPLESLTGAMFLLDTEALTPRQRELVSIAQQELNRLTYVTRQTLAPHREPASPVTVNVSELLDAACASFSHQLDKLRIKVVREYDREAHVSVYPGELRQVFTNLISNAIDAMSAGGRLDLQVHKLGTAVQIRVGDTGHGIAADSMPNIFQPFFTTKGENGLGVGLWISRKIIEKLGGNIEVTSLTSGDKKGTWFTITLTAGGRETQSDATAREHQIG, via the coding sequence ATGGAGCCACACTCCCCCAAGCGCGCCATCAACAAAGACAAGACTGCCGAAACTGCGAACAAGGCAAGGCAGCACGAAGCACTCGCCCGTTTGAGCCATCATGCCTTGCAGAACAGCAACCTTGCTTCAGTGCTGGATGATGCCGTCAGCCTGGTAGCGGAAACCTTGCAGGTACCCTTCTGCGACGTGCTGGAGAAAATCCCGGGCGAGCCGGAGTTTCTGCTGCGAGCCGGTTTCGGGTGGCGAGACGGATATGTTGGGTCGGCGAAGGTGAGCGCCGGGCGCGAGTCGCAGGCCGGCTACACGTTCCAGACAGGTTTCGAAGCCATTGTCGATGAGGCGCACGAAGGCTCTACTTTCACCCCGTCCCAACTTCTCCTGGAGCATGGCGTGGTAAGCGGGATTACGGTGCTGGTGCCGGGGCGCGAACGTCCTTACAGCGTGCTGGGAGCACACACCGCAACCAGCCGCACCTTCACGCAGGAGGACATCAACTTTCTCCAGGCAGTTGCGAACGTGCTGGCCAATGCGGTGCAGCACGCACGCAATGAAGAAGTGATTCGCCAAAGGGAATCGTACTTCCGCGGACTTCTGGAATTCGCGCCCGACGGCATCGCAATCGTCGATGCCGAGGGCAAGATCCGGCTGGTGAATAGAGAACTCGAGCGGCAGTTTGGCTACTCGCGGGAAGAGCTGGTCGGCCAGGGGATCGAAGTCCTGGTACCCGCCCAATATCGATCCTTGCATTCGGCACAGCGTAATGATTTCGCCAAGGAGCGGCGCGCCCGACCTATGGGCATCGGCATGGAACTCGTGGGACGCCGCAAAGATGGCTCCGAGTTCCCGGTCGAGATCAGCCTGAGCCCTATGCAGACGCCGGAGGGCATGGTAGTAACCGCGGCAGTTCGTGACGTGACCGAGCGGAAGCAGGCGGAAGCACAGATCAAGAAACTGAATTCGCAGCTTGAGGAAGCCTTGCGGCGGTCGGACAGGCTGGCAACCACAGGACGCATGGCGGCCAGTATCGCCCACGAAATCAACAATCCGTTGGAATCACTCACAGGCGCTATGTTCCTGCTGGACACCGAAGCTCTGACGCCAAGACAGAGAGAGCTTGTCAGCATTGCGCAGCAGGAGTTGAACAGGCTCACATATGTAACACGCCAGACTTTGGCGCCGCATCGGGAGCCCGCGTCCCCCGTGACAGTTAACGTTTCCGAACTGCTCGATGCGGCGTGCGCGAGCTTCTCTCATCAACTGGACAAGCTGCGGATCAAGGTTGTGCGGGAGTACGACCGCGAGGCTCATGTCAGCGTCTATCCAGGCGAGTTGCGGCAGGTATTTACGAACCTGATATCAAATGCAATCGACGCGATGTCCGCCGGCGGACGGCTGGACCTGCAGGTACACAAGCTGGGAACGGCTGTGCAGATCAGAGTTGGCGATACGGGACATGGCATCGCGGCCGATTCCATGCCCAACATATTTCAGCCGTTCTTTACGACCAAGGGCGAAAACGGTCTCGGCGTGGGACTCTGGATTTCTCGCAAAATCATCGAGAAGCTTGGCGGAAATATCGAAGTGACGAGCCTGACTTCTGGCGACAAGAAAGGAACCTGGTTCACGATAACGCTGACCGCCGGCGGACGAGAAACGCAATCCGACGCGACGGCCCGGGAACATCAGATCGGCTGA
- a CDS encoding Flp family type IVb pilin gives MKALLLNTFRSLHQDDSGQDLIEYALVAALIALAATAGMSKLAVGINKAFEDISTSLNNAVKPPTP, from the coding sequence ATGAAGGCTTTGCTTTTGAACACTTTTCGCTCACTCCACCAGGACGACTCCGGTCAGGATCTGATCGAGTACGCGCTCGTCGCCGCCCTGATCGCGCTGGCCGCCACTGCCGGTATGTCGAAGCTTGCCGTCGGCATCAACAAGGCGTTTGAAGATATCTCCACAAGTCTGAACAATGCTGTGAAACCTCCAACTCCGTAG